The stretch of DNA GTAGGTGCCCTTGTCGTCCTGGAACGTCACGGTCACCTGGCGCTTGGTCCCGTCGATGCTGACCTCGCAGTTGAACGTGTCGCCCTTCTTGACCGTCGGGCTCGCCCCGTTGTTGCACTTGACGTCCTTGACGTTCTTGGCGCCGTAGCCGTTGGCCTCGTCGGTGAGGATCTGCTGCACGCCGGTCTGTGCGGCGTTGATATCCAGCTTCGTGGTGACGAAAAAGCCTGGCTTCCAGAAACCCATCACCAAAACCACAGCGACGATGATCGCAGCCAACACACCGATCACACCGCCGATGACGGCCAGTGAGCGCTTCGACCCCTGCTCGGCAGGCGGCTGACCATACTGCGGGAACTGCCCATACTGACCCGGCTGCTGGCCATATTGATCCGGCTGCTGCCCGTACTGACCCGGTTGCTGTCCGTACGGCTGGCCGGGTTGAGAGTATTGCTGACCGGGCTGGCCGTACTGCTGACCCGGCTGACCGTACTGACCCGCATACGGCTGGGCGCTGTAGTCGGCGGGCTGCTGACCGAACTGCTCGCTCGGGGGGTACTGCTGCGGCGGCTGATACCCAGGGGCCGACGGCTGCTGGTATTGCGGATACTGCTGCTGTTGCTGCGGGTCATAGGCCGGCGGAGGCTGCCACGAAGGCGCCCCCTGGGTCGGTTGCTGCTCGGACCCGGAGGTCGGCGGCTGCCACGGCTGATTGGCCGACGGGTCGCTTGACGGCTGATCCTGGCCAGACTCCGGCTGTTGACCGGGCCACGGCTGCGTCGGATCAGATCCTTGCGGTCCGCTCATTTCTCTCCTAGCTCATGGGTCGCACTGCTGGCGAACACACTACCCGGCATCAACTGCCACGACGCCGCGTCGAATGTCGTTGATAGCGCGTTTCGCGGTCGCGCGCAGCACCGGCGTCGGCGCGGCGTTGCGGACCTGGTCGAGCAGGTCGAGAACCTGACGGCACCACCGCACGAAATCGCCCGCCGACAACGGCGTTCCTGTGCCCGCTGCGTCTGATGCCGCCAGCGCTGCAGTCAGATCGCCGGTGCTGGCCCAGCGGTAAATCGCGGGCACGAA from Mycobacterium sp. JS623 encodes:
- a CDS encoding DUF4333 domain-containing protein encodes the protein MSGPQGSDPTQPWPGQQPESGQDQPSSDPSANQPWQPPTSGSEQQPTQGAPSWQPPPAYDPQQQQQYPQYQQPSAPGYQPPQQYPPSEQFGQQPADYSAQPYAGQYGQPGQQYGQPGQQYSQPGQPYGQQPGQYGQQPDQYGQQPGQYGQFPQYGQPPAEQGSKRSLAVIGGVIGVLAAIIVAVVLVMGFWKPGFFVTTKLDINAAQTGVQQILTDEANGYGAKNVKDVKCNNGASPTVKKGDTFNCEVSIDGTKRQVTVTFQDDKGTYEVGRPK